The window TGGGAGCGGCACCAGCTGGAGGTTCCATGTACGTTTTCCGATGCCATTGAAGAGAGCGTGCCCAGCCTTTGATGGGCTCTTCATCGAAGGACGCAATCAGATCATGGGCGAATCGGTTTCTGATCTTGCCCACCAGCCGCAAATCGTCGCGCACCATTTTGCCGATGAGGCCAAGGCAGTAAAGCGTTCGGATCCGATTCCCATACGACCCCAGGGGTTGGTCGTACTGGAGCAGCGCGTCAACCTCTTTCTCATCGTCAACCAGGAAGTTACGGACGATGTGCTCGAGCTGCGTATCCAAAAACGAGGCACCGACGATGACCATCGCGCGATCATTCGATTCTTGTGCGAACAGTCTCGAAAATTCGACCAGTGCCATTTCGAGGTTGAAGTGACGATCAAGATCTTTCCCGACGATTAGCGGAAAAATTGAATTGTCCTGGTCTCGATCGAACTCGCTTGGAAGTGACATCGCGGATTTCTGACTGGGTTAGTTGGGCGTACGAATAACGATCGACCAGCGAGCCGCCAATGACTTCTCAAGATCGTCAAAGTAGCTGGTCAGCCTCGCGGCCAGAATGATTGGTCGAGGAGTGCTTTGGTAGACCGACAAGTTTTACCTGATGAAGATCGTGAGCGGCGGGCACTTGCCGCTCAGGTTGGAACAACGATTCGGCCACGGTTTAGACCGCTGACTTCCAAAGAGGAGAGGATTTTAACCTCGCACAGCGCGCTAACAAGCGCATTGCCGCCGACAATTTCGTCATCGGCATGTTTACTCATCTGTGACGAAAGGTGTCACTTCGCACCGCAGTCGCCGTGCGTTTGCGAGCAAGGCAAGGCCGGACTAGAATCCGGACCTAGGCAGCGCAACTGCCTGTAACTAACAGTTTGCCAGGAGATCGAAACAAACCACGCCGAACAATCGGCGAAATGACTACATCGAACGATGCGTGAGCATCGAGATCTGCTTCCCACAAATACCGCCAACTGAGCCTTCGGGCTCAGCATTAGACGAAGCAGCGCTTGTGCCACGCCCCGCGAGGGGCGCTGGCCTAGTGCTGTTCGTCTGGCCCCTTGGCGGGGGTCGTGGGAGCAGGCTGGGTTCAGCGTCCTTTTTCGTTGACTGGACGCGAACTCTACCTCCGCTTTCCCATTCCGCCCAAGGAGGCACTTCGCATGAAGAAATCGTATTATCGCCTGTTTGCAACCCTGTTCTTTTGCATTTCCGCTATGCACTCAGGGTGCAGTTGCACGTCAACCAATTCCCCATCCCCAAGCCAACCTTCCGCGTTGAGCAAGGAGGAATTAAAGAACCAAGCTCTCGTTGTGGGCACTCTGGAGCAATTCCGATCGCGGACCGCCGGCGTTCTCTTGACTGCTGTCGACGCCGTTCTAACATCACCGCCCAAGACTGATTGGAAGGAGCTCGTCGGTTCGATCGATGGTGCCAAGAAGCTCACCGAGTTGCCCAAACACGACATGGTAACTGTGACTTTCGTGTTACTCGCCGAAATCCGAGACATCAGAGCTGAGAGCAACGACCGTTACTCTAGCTCACAACTTGAAAAGCTATTTGATGATCTCTTGGTGCTGCGAACATTCCAAATCGGTAACGATGTTGCTGCGGATGAAAAGGATGCCAAACGCGAGGTTGAGCGGTTGCTTTACCGGGAGTTTCGCGACGTAGACTTCGAGATTCGGGAAGAATACGCTTGGTCATCATCAGTCCGAAAGATCGAGTTGAAACTTAGAATGATCTGTTACTTGGCCGAGGTCTCCGGCGCGAGCAAGGAGTTGCTCAAGACCCTAGTTACGGATGGCTACCGTGACTGCCAGAGCAAAGGGCTTTCCCCTGAGTTCGGGCTCGACGCAACAATCAGTGCCTTGATCTTCCGCGCGACAAAATGAGATCACCCGTGCTGGTAATGTCGCTTTTCCTGACGCTGGAACAGATTAACCTGCTTCCGCGTCCCCGCCTTACCCTTCGAGAGCAATCTCACTATTCATTACTTACAGGAGGATTCTTCACAAGGAACATGAAATGTCAGACAGTTTGTTGACGCTGCCCGAGCAGCTGCGGTTCATCCACGAGCAGATCACGGCGGGGAGGCTCGCAGCTGATTCACTCATCCCGGCGATCAACTCCGAGTTGAGCCGGATGCACGAGGCCGGCATCGTGGCGCCGGCAATTTTTGTCGGCAACGTTGTTCTCCGCCGCAGCTATTATCCGAACCAGGGACCGGACGATTCCGGCCAACTCGTCGTCGCCGTTCTCAATATCCCCGGTGGCCTGGGTGCCTGCTATTTCGACTGCGACGAGTTTCTGCACGTCGAATCGGACATTCGTGAGCTCTCGAATGTCGCCAGCGCCAAGGTGATTTCCTACGCTGATCTGGATTCCCATGCGAAGGCATGCCTGCTGAACCAAGTCGGTCCGCTAATTTCAGCGTTCATCGCCACCATCGACATTGCCCTGAGATGAGCAAACTCAAGTCGAAGGGCAAAATTAAGGCAGAGTCGGTTGCGTCTGACGTGGCCGGCTCCGCTCCTTCCCATCCAGATTCCGCAAATGTTACTCCTGTAGAGCAGCAAGCAATTGACGGTTTTCTGGATCTTCTTGCGCGGCTGATCGCCAAAGCGCACTTCACTCGCGAGCTAAATCTAGCGAACAGCCCGGAAGTGGGCACTACTGGTAAGGAAATTAAGGAGATAAAGGGAAATGAAGGAATTGCGCAGTGACGCCGCCATCGAACGGCTTGATAGCTTGGTGCGGCGGCTCCGGGGCCATGTTTGCGAGTCATTCGTGATCCTCGAAGAACTCGAGCACTTTCGTGAAACGCAGGCAGCATTGCCATCGGAACACCAGCAGGTTCACGGGCGTACCTTCCCAGGGGAGGCGTCGAATGGGTGGATTGCCGCTGGCTTCTGAGTGACGCCGTGCTCGGCGTCCACAACTAGCGGGCAGGATGCGAACCCTGCCCGGTTCGTCGCACGCCCGGTTTCCCGTGCGTGTGACGATGTACATTACCATTCTCCACACAAGCAAGAGATCTGAAAATGGCCACGGATTACTACAACCTGCTGATCATCAACGAGCGCACGCAGGCAGATTTGCGAAAACTACGCTATTGCATTGAGCACCGTCTGGTTCCGGAGACAATCGAGTCGCGTGTAGTCGATGATGCACGGGGTCAGCCCCGTGAGTTCGACCTGCTGACGTCCACGCTTCTGGTCGCCGTCGTGCGATTGATCGAGGCGGGAGTCAAACGGGATCATGTTGCTTGGATCATGAACCACATTCGGTCGAACCCCGGCCCGCGGAAAAGTAAGTTGCATACCTCGCTTGCAGCGGACGCAACGATTCACGGCAAGGGCGGTAAGGTACTGACGGGCGACGGCAGCCACATGAGGTGGATTATCGGCGATTACGACTCAGGATGGATGAAGTTCAAAAGCAAAGCCGTCCCTGCATCCGAGTTTCAGCCGCTGATCGAGATTTCGATCGATCTCGGTCGTATCTGCAAGCAGATATTGGGGCAGTAACCCCGGGTAGCATCGCAAGGTTTGTTCCTACTTGTAGGAAAAAACCACTGGATCCGTTACTACTTGTAGGTATAATGCTCGTGTGAGAGCTGTTATTCCGGAAGCAGTGGAGATCGAAATGAAGCGAAAGCGGAACCGCAAGCCGATGCCGAAGTTGACTCAGGACGAAATCAATTCGACATTTGGTTCAGCTCGTGGAATACTCCAGACGCATGAACTGGCCGAATTGCTCGGCCTGAAAGTGCGTACCATCTACGAGTGGGTAGCGCGTGATTATCTCGAAGGCACCTACCAAACTCGCGGCAAGTACCATTTTTTCTGGCGCGATCGCGTCATCAAGAAGCTCTTCAACGGTACGGAATGGCAGACGCCATCCTAGAGCTTGTTTACTCGCAGCTGCGCAGCGGCTCCCTTAATTACTGCAAAGGTGAGAACGATGAACGCAAATGTCCAACAAAGGAGACCGGCTGCTAGTCGGTGAACGGGTCAAGATCTACAAGCGGGGCCGCAAGCAAACATGGACGGCCTGCTTCTACTGGGGCGGAAAACACCACCGGGTGTCGCTCAGGACAAGGAACGAGAAAGCTGCTCGCAGACAAGCAGTCGCCCTCGAAGCCGAACTCATCGAAGGTGAATACAGGCCTTCTCGCCAGGTTACGAAAGAGGCTTTGCCGCTCGTAACGGTTGCGCAAGCCAAGGATGAATATCTTGCATTCAAGCGGAGCGGGAAGTTCCGGAAGAAGTCACAGGACAAGTACACCTCCGCCATCCGCGAGTTTCAGATGTTCTGCGACGGAATCGGGACGAAGCACATCGCGGATGTCACCCTTCGGATCTTTGATCGCTATCGGGCTAAACGATCGGCGGAGCGAGCTGAAAAGACGGTTCATACCGAGCTCGTAATCCTCAAGGGCTTTTTCAAATGGTGCGCCGAGCGCAAGTTGGTCACCGAGGATCCGCTTGCCAACGAAACATTTGTAAAGCCGAGGTCTAAGCCAAAGGGCTCGCCTGACTTGATGCAAGTGAATCAAGTCCTTAGCCAGTTCACCGGTCCGCGACTCGTCGCGTTGAGCATCTTGGCATTCACAGGAATGCGGGCCGGCGAGTGCCAGCGTCTCCGATATGACCTCGGCGACGTTGATCTCGATGGCAACTGGATACACATTGTTTCTCGCGAGGGCGAGGACAAGACGAAGTCCGGCGATTCGTGGAAAGTGCCGATCCATCCGCGACTCAAAAAGTTGCTTGAAATAATTCCGAAGAGCAAACGGACTTGGTTTCTAAACGCGCCGCCGAGTCGGCAGTACCCAAATGGCGATCACCGCCACAACATGAAGCACCTGACCGAAGCGTTTGAGGAAGCACTCGGGAAACTCGATATCCCGGCGGGCCGCAAGAACAACGGGTTTGTGCTGCACAGTCTTCGTGCGTTTTTCAAGACGCACTGTGTGAACGAAGGAATCCCAAGAGAAGTCGTTGACGCGTGGCAGAACCACAAGGACGGACGCCGGGAAACGGCGAGCGACCGCTACTACCGCTTAAGCGATGAAGAATCTCAGAAGCAAATGAAGAAAGTCCCCTTCGGGGACGGCTAAGCCGGCGGCCAAAGTGCCGGCATTT is drawn from Anatilimnocola floriformis and contains these coding sequences:
- a CDS encoding tyrosine-type recombinase/integrase, which encodes MSNKGDRLLVGERVKIYKRGRKQTWTACFYWGGKHHRVSLRTRNEKAARRQAVALEAELIEGEYRPSRQVTKEALPLVTVAQAKDEYLAFKRSGKFRKKSQDKYTSAIREFQMFCDGIGTKHIADVTLRIFDRYRAKRSAERAEKTVHTELVILKGFFKWCAERKLVTEDPLANETFVKPRSKPKGSPDLMQVNQVLSQFTGPRLVALSILAFTGMRAGECQRLRYDLGDVDLDGNWIHIVSREGEDKTKSGDSWKVPIHPRLKKLLEIIPKSKRTWFLNAPPSRQYPNGDHRHNMKHLTEAFEEALGKLDIPAGRKNNGFVLHSLRAFFKTHCVNEGIPREVVDAWQNHKDGRRETASDRYYRLSDEESQKQMKKVPFGDG
- a CDS encoding MltR family transcriptional regulator, giving the protein MSLPSEFDRDQDNSIFPLIVGKDLDRHFNLEMALVEFSRLFAQESNDRAMVIVGASFLDTQLEHIVRNFLVDDEKEVDALLQYDQPLGSYGNRIRTLYCLGLIGKMVRDDLRLVGKIRNRFAHDLIASFDEEPIKGWARSLQWHRKTYMEPPAGAAPRELFNVGVNRLVGHLSGIVSVARSARRSMRREV